In Nicotiana tabacum cultivar K326 chromosome 11, ASM71507v2, whole genome shotgun sequence, a single window of DNA contains:
- the LOC107801895 gene encoding CO(2)-response secreted protease-like, with translation MGPVKELAPKVMISILPAAIATAAGSPVAGASYCGLAAGTAKGGSPGSRIAVYRICTPYGCSGSAIMKAFDYALADGVDIINLSIGQPAAAEFEFSRNPIAIGAFHAVEKGILVVTSAGNDGPLRETVVNVVPWIFTVSATTIDRNIETHIPLGRNKLIKGGGISFGNHSKSPVYPLLASEECEPDSLDEHKVKGKIVVCEYHVDDYSIEDRINEVKNKGGIGFVLVIPDDELNHSGTQTRILSRNSVATILPTVSIDNFKQAPVVAFFSSRGPAYNTPKLLRPDIAAPGTAILAAWPTNDTEVSRSGQEPPLFNILSGTSLSCPHVSAIAATLKSQNPTWSSSAIRI, from the exons ATGGGTCCAGTCAAGGAACTTGCACCAAAGGTTATGATTTCAATTCTTCCAGCTGCAATAG CTACGGCAGCAGGGAGTCCAGTGGCAGGTGCATCTTATTGTGGGTTAGCAGCAGGAACAGCCAAGGGTGGGTCTCCAGGGTCCAGGATTGCAGTGTACCGTATATGCACGCCTTATGGATGTAGTGGATCGGCTATTATGAAAGCATTTGATTATGCCCTTGCGGATGGGGTTGATATCATAAACCTATCAATTGGTCAACCAGCTGCAGCAGAGTTCGAGTTTTCAAGAAATCCTATTGCCATTGGAGCCTTCCATGCTGTAGAGAAGGGCATTCTTGTTGTCACCTCTGCTGGAAATGATGGCCCTTTACGAGAAACTGTTGTCAATGTTGTTCCTTGGATTTTCACAGTTTCTGCTACAACTATCGACAGGAACATTGAGACACATATTCCCTTGGGCAGGAACAAGCTGATTAAg GGTGGAGGTATTAGCTTTGGTAATCACAGTAAATCTCCAGTTTATCCATTGCTGGCCAGTGA AGAATGTGAACCAGATTCACTCGACGAACACAAAGTCAAGGGTAAAATTGTTGTTTGTGAATATCACGTTGATGATTATTCAATCGAAGATAGGATAAACGAAGTGAAGAACAAGGGTGGCATTGGATTTGTATTAGTTATTCCTGATGATGAGTTAAATCATAGTGGCACCCAAACTAGGATCCTTTCCAG GAACTCTGTGGCAACAATTCTACCAACTGTTAGTATAGATAATTTCAAACAAGCTCCTGTTGTTGCTTTCTTCTCATCAAGAGGCCCTGCTTATAATACTCCAAAACTCCTAAGA CCGGACATTGCAGCACCAGGGACTGCAATACTTGCAGCTTGGCCAACAAATGACACAGAAGTGTCTCGGTCCGGTCAAGAACCACCACTATTCAACATCCTCTCAGGGACTTCCTTGTCTTGTCCTCATGTTTCTGCAATTGCTGCAACACTGAAGTCTCAAAATCCCACCTGGAGTTCTTCAGCCATCAGAATTTAG